CGAGGTTGCCGGTCACCTCGTGGACAATGCCTGTCACATAGATGCTCCCGGCCAGGATGTTATTGGCACCGATTTCTGTCGCTACCACTTTCGCCTGCCCGGCATAAGCGAGGGCTTTTTCGAACTCGTGATCATAGGAAAAGCTGAGAGCGATCTGGTAGAGGGTCTCTGCCTCTTTGACGCGATCTCCAACCCGTCGAGCCACCTCCAACATGTGTTGATAGGCTTCGATGGACAGAAGAAATTCGCTCAGAATGAAGTGCACCGCTCCCTTGCCAGCGTAAATCGTCATGAGCATGCCGAGTTCAACCGCCTTGCCCAGCCGCTCGCAGATAGCTAACGCTCGGTCATAGCACTCCAGCGCCTCTTTGTTGGCATAGCTCTGCTGGGCCTTCTGGCCCGCCTTGATTAGATACTCCAGCGCCTTCTCCCACATCTCTCCTTGCTCATAATGATGGGCGAGTTCTTCATAATGTTCGGTTAGTCGGTCGGGGTAGAGTTCTTCAATCGCTTGAGCAACGGCTTTATGCAACGCTTTACGTCGTTGAATAAGAAGGCTGTTGTAGGCCACGTCTTGAATCACGGCGTGTTTGAAAATGTAGGCCGGTTCAGGCAGCAGCCCTTGTTCATAGATAATCTCCAGTGCTTTCAGCTCGCGCAGCAATCCTTCGAGTTTGCCGGTCAATCCCGCGACCCGTTCCAACAGCCGCTGGAGGAACTGCCGACCAATCACTGACGCTAGCTGTACGGTGCGTTTGCCTTCTTCTCCCAAGCGATCGAGCCGGGCCATGATGATCCCCTGGATCGTATCGGGAACATTGACCTCGGCGATCCCCTTCACCATCCGGTACCCGCCGTTCTCGCGTCGCAGCACGCCCAGATCGACCAGCGTCTTGGTCACTTCTTCCACAAACAGTGGCACGCCTTCCGCTTTCTCCATCAAGGCCGTGGTCAGCTCGGGCGGGAACTGGTCAGTGCCCAGCATGCGCCCCGCCATCGTCAGCATCTCGGCTGCCGACAAACTGTGCAAATTGAGCGTACTGAAGAAGCTGCGACTCCCGAACGGGAGGGTGTACCCCATCCGGCGGGTCAGGATCAGCATGAGCGGCAAGCCTGCCACCGCATCCACCAAGGATTCCAGAAACTCTTCCGTACTGCGATCGATCCAGTGCAGATCTTCAAACACCAAACTAGCCGGACGCAGACTGACGCTGCGCCGGGTGAACGCCCGTAACGCCGCGAATGCCTGTCGGCGGCGCACTAACGGGTCCATCGTGGCCACCGTGGGCTCGCCGGGATCGACCGAAAAGAGGTAGCGGATATAGGGGATATGCGCCTCCAGGTCGCCTAGACGACGCATGCCGTGCTCGATCTTGGCGATGATCTCCGGCTCACCGTCAAACTCTTCAATACCAAAGTTCTCCCGCAGCTGATCGATGACCGGAAGAAGGGGGATCGACTGGCCAAACGAAATGCAGCGTCCTTCCAACCAGGTGACCTCCTCTCCAGCCTGGGTCAACGCCCGATGCAATTCGAGCAGCAGTCGCGATTTGCCAATGCCCGCCTCTCCCGCCACTAGCGCGACCTGACCGTGCCCCGCTTTGACCTGCTGAAAAAGCTCGCGCAGGAGGGACAACTCGCGCTCCCGCCCAATGAGCGGAGTCAGTCCCCGCTCCACCGCCACATCCAGCCGCGCCCGATAACTACGCGACCGCAGCACCTGGAACACCGGCATAGGAGTGTGACCTTTCAC
The genomic region above belongs to Deltaproteobacteria bacterium and contains:
- a CDS encoding AAA family ATPase, translating into MQCATCHTKNPEEHRFCEQCGSLLEMRCPQCAAPVRSGARFCGACGQRLSELTVTPSVPAPQSPVLASAPTLDYHSRLTAYTPKHLADKILTSRSALEGERRQVTVLFADVAGFTTLSEQRDPEEVHAIMDRCFELITAAVHHFEGTINQYTGDGVMALFGAPIAHEDGPRRAVHAALAIQQALRDFSKELEAQRGFGLQMRIGLNTGLVVVGKIGDDLRMDYTAVGDTTNVAARMQQLAQPSTVVVSETTYKLIAGFFETLDLGVQQVKGHTPMPVFQVLRSRSYRARLDVAVERGLTPLIGRERELSLLRELFQQVKAGHGQVALVAGEAGIGKSRLLLELHRALTQAGEEVTWLEGRCISFGQSIPLLPVIDQLRENFGIEEFDGEPEIIAKIEHGMRRLGDLEAHIPYIRYLFSVDPGEPTVATMDPLVRRRQAFAALRAFTRRSVSLRPASLVFEDLHWIDRSTEEFLESLVDAVAGLPLMLILTRRMGYTLPFGSRSFFSTLNLHSLSAAEMLTMAGRMLGTDQFPPELTTALMEKAEGVPLFVEEVTKTLVDLGVLRRENGGYRMVKGIAEVNVPDTIQGIIMARLDRLGEEGKRTVQLASVIGRQFLQRLLERVAGLTGKLEGLLRELKALEIIYEQGLLPEPAYIFKHAVIQDVAYNSLLIQRRKALHKAVAQAIEELYPDRLTEHYEELAHHYEQGEMWEKALEYLIKAGQKAQQSYANKEALECYDRALAICERLGKAVELGMLMTIYAGKGAVHFILSEFLLSIEAYQHMLEVARRVGDRVKEAETLYQIALSFSYDHEFEKALAYAGQAKVVATEIGANNILAGSIYVTGIVHEVTGNLGEATRCYEEALMISREAGDKRIEGLSLNWLGLLNNWTGEYKQALQRHEQAVTVGQTHNLQENLSIFFWTRSVAYCGKGEYEQALASLQEDLALSERLGDKYGKCRILNTLG